The Helianthus annuus cultivar XRQ/B chromosome 16, HanXRQr2.0-SUNRISE, whole genome shotgun sequence genome includes a window with the following:
- the LOC110878687 gene encoding protein CYPRO4, producing the protein MGGSQSREGLDLSDSDDYEDERSQSESEDDSKYEDAPEDHKTVPIKAVDDLDSKLKALKLKYSSVQNPNLKHAVKLYLHVGGNTPKAKWIVSDKITSYKFVRVSKIDDNNNDDDDDDDEFDDDESSGGFWILKVGSKIRARVSTDMQLKMFGDQRRVDFVDSGVWAMRFFSDEEYREFVTSFQNCLFENVYGLKASDENKVKVYGKDFIGWAKPEVADDSMWEEEDEEAWRTPVRGGNDLLEEFEEAASDGGIQSVALGALDNSFLVNDSGVQVVKNFSHGIHGKGVYVKFDNGGKRVSGLGSGSGFNSTPQKALLMRGETNMILMCPENEGKPHSTGVNQLDIETGKVVTEWKFEKDGTDITMRDITNDTKGSQLDPSESTFLGLDDNRLSQWDMRDRRGMVQTSSPVLHWTKGHQFSRGTNFQCFATTGDGSIVVGSLDGKIRLYSTTSMRQAKTAFPGLGSPITHVDVTYDGKWILGTTDTYLILICTLFTDKDGKTKTGFSGRMGNKIPAPRLLKLTPVDAHTAGKHNKFHGGRFSWVTESGKQERHLVATVGKFSVIWDFQQVKNSAHECYRNQQGLKSCYCYKLMTKNESIIESLFMHDKFAVSDSPEAPLVVATPQKVTSFSLSDGKGKRSHTRF; encoded by the exons ATGGGCGGTTCTCAGAGTCGCGAAGGCCTCGATCTCTCAGATTCAGACGATTATGAAGACGAACGCTCACAATCAGAATCAGAAGACGACAGCAAGTACGAAGACGCACCGGAAGATCACAAAACAGTTCCGATCAAAGCCGTGGATGATCTCGATTCGAAGCTCAAAGCACTCAAGCTCAAGTACTCGTCCGTACAAAACCCTAATTTGAAGCACGCCGTGAAATTGTACCTTCATGTTGGCGGTAACACTCCTAAAGCTAAATGGATTGTTTCTGACAAAATTACTAGTTATAAGTTTGTTAGAGTTAGTAAAATTGatgataataataatgatgatgatgatgatgatgatgagtttgatgatgatgagaGTAGTGGTGGATTTTGGATATTGAAAGTAGGATCTAAAATTAGGGCTAGGGTTTCAACAGATATGCAATTGAAAATGTTTGGGGATCAGCGGCGTGTTGACTTTGTTGACTCTGGAGTATGGGCTATGAGGTTTTTTAGTGATGAGGAGTACAGAGAGTTTGTGACTAGCTTTCAGAACTGTTTGTTTGAGAATGTGTACGGATTGAAGGCTAGTGATGAGAATAAGGTGAAGGTGTACGGGAAGGATTTTATCGGGTGGGCGAAACCAGAGGTTGCAGATGATTCCATGTGGGAGGAGGAGGATGAGGAGGCGTGGAGGACACCGGTTAGGGGTGGGAATGATTTGTTGGAGGAGTTTGAAGAAGCGGCCTCGGATGGTGGGATACAGAGTGTAGCGTTAGGCGCGTTGGATAATAGCTTTTTGGTTAATGATTCGGGTGTGCAGGTTGTGAAGAATTTTAGCCATGGGATTCATGGGAAAggtgtttatgttaagtttgatAATGGAGGTAAAAGGGTTAGCGGTTTGGGTTCGGGTTCAGGTTTTAATTCAACGCCTCAGAAGGCTCTGTTGATGAGAGGTGAGACCAACATGATTCTTATGTGTCCGGAAAACGAGGGGAAGCCTCATTCAACCGGCGTAAACCAATTGGATATAGAAACAGGAAAGGTTGTTACGGAATGGAAGTTTGAGAAGGATGGGACAGATATCACAATGAGGGATATCACAAACGATACAAAGGGGTCGCAACTGGATCCTTCGGAATCCACTTTCTTGGGTTTGGATGATAACAGGTTATCTCAATGGGATATGAGAGATAGAAGAGGTATGGTTCAAACCAGTTCGCCGGTTTTACATTGGACCAAAGGGCACCAGTTCTCTCGGGGTACGAATTTCCAATGCTTTGCTACAACTGGTGACGGTTCAATCGTGGTTGGTTCTTTAGATGGGAAGATACGGCTGTACTCGACTACTTCTATGAGACAGGCTAAGACTGCTTTCCCGGGGCTTGGTTCGCCGATTACTCATGTTGATGTTACGTATGATGGGAAGTGGATATTGGGAACCACtgatacttatcttattttgatatGTACTCTGTTTACTGATAAAGATGGGAAAACAAAGACCGGGTTTAGTGGTCGAATGGGTAATAAGATTCCGGCTCCACGATTACTGAAGTTAACGCCTGTGGATGCACACACTGCTGGAAAGCACAATAAGTTTCATGGTGGCAGATTTTCATGG GTGACTGAAAGTGGGAAGCAAGAGCGCCACCTGGTTGCAACGGTAGGAAAATTCAGTGTGATATGGGATTTCCAGCAAGTGAAGAACAGTGCACACGAATGCTACAGGAATCAACAAGGCCTCAAAAGCTGTTACTGCTATAAACTCATGACCAAAAATGAATCCATCATTGAAAGCCTTTTCATGCATGACAAATTTGCAGTTTCTGACTCACCAGAAGCTCCTTTGGTGGTGGCAACTCCCCAGAAAGTGACGTCGTTTAGCTTGTCTGATGGAAAAGGAAAAAGATCACACACACGTTTTTAA
- the LOC110878686 gene encoding receptor-like protein kinase At3g21340, translating to MSIPIFLLSLLSTLTAGQPPPPLRGYLINCGSKNDLVQDGIKYTKDDSYTVTGTLKTLNRTDILSVLTTLRYFPYGKNGKHCYTFPVTNGAKFLIRTTYFYGGFDGGTEPPIFDQIIDGTTWSTVNTTEDYRNGLSSYYEIIVTANDKTVSVCFACNEHTKSGSNPFINSLEVLDLDSSLYNSTDFGKYGLVTVARSIFAFDGDIVRFPDDPFNRYWQPFVDGNPAVEAHANVTSSEFWNRPPAKVFLSGATTSRGKNLTLQWPPFSLPTNRYYVALYFQDSRSTSPYSWRVFTVLINSETFYQDLNVTTKGVTVYGTEWPLSGDTQITLTPRSDMPVGPTINAGEIYQILPLAGTTLGRDVMALQMLRQSIRNPPDDWNGDPCLPKEHPWLGIGCSEGKEIRVTSLNLKGLSLIGTLPKEIAGLTALKEIRLSMNKLTGPIPDLSPLKSLEILHLDENEFEGPFPDALGTLPNLRELLLNKNRLSGGPPQNLIERKGMILRT from the exons ATGTCCATCCCCATCTTCCTGTTATCGCTTCTTAGCACCCTAACCGCCGGCCAACCACCACCGCCTCTTCGCGGCTACCTCATAAACTGCGGTTCCAAAAACGACCTCGTACAAGACGGCATCAAATACACAAAAGACGACTCCTACACCGTCACCGGAACCCTCAAAACCCTAAACCGCACCGACATCCTCTCCGTCCTCACCACTCTCCGCTACTTCCCTTACGGCAAAAACGGCAAACACTGCTACACCTTTCCGGTCACTAACGGCGCCAAATTCCTCATCCGCACCACCTACTTTTACGGTGGTTTCGACGGCGGCACTGAGCCTCCGATTTTCGATCAAATTATTGACGGAACAACGTGGAGCACCGTTAACACGACGGAGGATTACCGGAACGGACTCAGCTCGTATTACGAGATTATTGTAACGGCTAATGATAAAACGGTTAGCGTGTGTTTTGCGTGTAACGAACACACGAAATCTGGTTCGAATCCGTTTATTAATTCGTTAGAGGTGTTGGATCTCGATTCGTCGTTGTATAATTCGACGGATTTTGGCAAGTATGGATTGGTTACGGTTGCGAGGAGTATTTTTGCTTTTGATGGTGATATTGTACG TTTTCCAGATGATCCGTTCAACCGGTACTGGCAACCGTTTGTCGATGGAAACCCTGCAGTTGAGGCGCACGCAAACGTAACCTCATCAGAATTTTGGAACCGGCCACCAGCAAAGGTATTCCTCAGCGGAGCAACAACCAGCCGAGGGAAGAATCTGACGTTACAGTGGCCGCCATTTTCTCTGCCTACCAACCGCTACTATGTGGCGTTGTACTTCCAGGACAGCCGGAGTACTAGTCCTTATAGTTGGAGAGTATTCACCGTTCTCATCAACAGTGAAACTTTTTATCAGGATCTTAATGTCACGACGAAAGGTGTGACGGTTTACGGCACGGAATGGCCGCTCTCCGGTGACACACAGATTACTTTGACTCCAAGAAGTGATATGCCAGTGGGCCCCACGATTAACGCCGGGGAGATTTATCAGATCTTGCCTCTTGCTGGAACAACTCTTGGTAGAGATG TAATGGCATTGCAAATGTTGAGGCAAAGCATAAGAAACCCGCCAGATGATTGGAACGGAGATCCATGCTTGCCGAAAGAACATCCTTGGTTGGGAATAGGCTGTTCTGAAGGGAAAGAAATACGGGTTACCAGTTT GAACCTAAAGGGGCTCTCACTAATAGGGACATTACCTAAAGAAATTGCAGGATTGACTGCTCTTAAAGAAAT TCGGCTAAGCATGAACAAGTTAACGGGTCCTATCCCTGATTTGAGTCCATTGAAGTCTTTGGAAATCCT ACATCTTGATGAAAACGAATTCGAGGGGCCGTTCCCAGATGCTCTAGGCACACTTCCAAACCTTCGTGAACT ATTATTAAACAAAAACAGATTGAGTGGAGGACCTCCCCAAAACCTTATCGAAAGAAAAGGCATGATTTTAAG AACGTAG